A single Streptomyces sannanensis DNA region contains:
- the pgeF gene encoding peptidoglycan editing factor PgeF — MISAQQTVSGAHFAFTDRWGGVSAAPYEELNLGGAVGDDPAAVQANRALAAKALGLDPELIVWMNQVHGKDVAEVDGPWTTRLTPPVDGLVTARRGLALAVLTADCTPVLLADPVAGVVAAAHAGRPGLVAGIVPAAVDAMESLGADPARIVARTGPAVCGRCYEVPEQMRADVAAVVPEAWSETSWGTPAVDVTGGVHAQLEALGVRDMRRSPVCTLESSDHFSYRRDRSTGRLAGYVWLD; from the coding sequence GTGATAAGCGCACAGCAGACTGTGAGCGGCGCGCATTTCGCCTTCACCGACAGGTGGGGTGGAGTGAGCGCCGCTCCGTACGAGGAGCTCAACCTCGGCGGCGCGGTCGGCGACGACCCGGCCGCCGTACAGGCCAACCGCGCGCTCGCCGCGAAGGCGCTCGGCCTGGACCCGGAGCTGATCGTCTGGATGAACCAGGTGCACGGCAAGGACGTCGCCGAGGTCGACGGGCCGTGGACCACGCGTCTGACCCCGCCGGTCGACGGCCTGGTCACCGCACGCCGCGGCCTCGCCCTTGCCGTCCTCACCGCCGACTGCACCCCCGTCCTGCTGGCCGACCCGGTCGCGGGCGTGGTGGCCGCGGCCCATGCCGGCCGCCCGGGGCTGGTCGCCGGGATCGTGCCGGCGGCCGTCGACGCGATGGAGTCGCTCGGCGCGGACCCGGCCCGGATCGTCGCCCGTACCGGCCCCGCGGTCTGCGGACGCTGCTACGAAGTCCCCGAGCAGATGCGGGCCGATGTCGCCGCCGTTGTTCCCGAGGCCTGGTCCGAGACCAGCTGGGGCACTCCGGCCGTGGACGTCACCGGTGGAGTCCATGCCCAGCTCGAGGCGCTCGGGGTACGCGACATGCGGCGCTCGCCGGTCTGCACCCTGGAATCGAGCGACCACTTCTCTTACCGCCGCGACCGCTCCACCGGACGGCTCGCCGGATATGTCTGGCTGGACTGA
- a CDS encoding cell division protein SepF: MAGAMRKMAVYLGLVEDDGYDGPGFDPDDEFEPEPEPERDRRRHQPTHHVERDEPVRVAQPPAPREPLALPVESGRPARIAPVASITPERPSLEKNAPVIMPKVVSEREPYRITTLHPRTYNEARTIGEHFREGTPVIMNLTEMDDTDAKRLVDFAAGLVFGLHGSIERVTQKVFLLSPANVDVTAEDKARIAEGGFFNQS; encoded by the coding sequence ATGGCCGGCGCGATGCGCAAGATGGCGGTCTACCTCGGCCTCGTGGAGGACGACGGTTACGACGGCCCGGGGTTCGACCCCGACGACGAGTTCGAACCCGAGCCCGAGCCCGAGCGGGACCGGCGGCGGCATCAGCCCACACATCACGTGGAACGGGACGAACCGGTACGGGTCGCCCAGCCGCCCGCGCCTCGGGAGCCGTTGGCGCTTCCGGTGGAAAGCGGACGTCCGGCGCGAATCGCTCCCGTGGCATCCATCACACCCGAACGTCCGAGCCTGGAGAAGAACGCCCCGGTGATCATGCCCAAGGTCGTGTCCGAGCGGGAGCCCTACCGCATCACCACACTGCACCCGCGGACCTACAACGAGGCCCGTACCATCGGGGAACACTTCCGTGAGGGCACTCCGGTGATCATGAACCTCACGGAGATGGACGACACCGATGCAAAGCGACTTGTCGACTTTGCCGCGGGACTCGTCTTCGGTCTGCATGGCAGCATTGAGCGGGTGACGCAGAAGGTGTTCCTGTTGTCGCCTGCTAACGTCGATGTCACGGCGGAGGACAAGGCCCGTATCGCAGAGGGCGGTTTCTTCAACCAGAGCTGA
- a CDS encoding DivIVA domain-containing protein: protein MPLTPEDVRNKQFTTVRLREGYDEDEVDAFLDEVEAELTRLLRENEDLRAKLAAATRAAAQNQQQQGMRKPEPQDRPGGPVPAAISGPPVQQQPQMGPPQLPSGAPALPAGPGGPQGPGPMGQPPMGQPPMGQPPMGQGPMGQPMGQPQMGQGPMGQPPMGQGPMGQPQMGQGPMGQPMGQPQMGQGPMGQPMGGPMGGPMGGHGPQMPQPGQGPGGDSAARVLSLAQQTADQAIAEARSEANKIVGEARSRAEGLERDARAKADALERDAQEKHRVAMGSLESARATLERKVEDLRGFEREYRTRLKSYLESQLRQLETSDESLAPPRTPSAPSLPSAPSMAPAGASAMGHTMGGNQPMGAPAPSAPSYGGQQQMSPAMTQPMAPVRPPAPQPMQQAPSPMRGFLIDEDDN from the coding sequence ATGCCGCTGACCCCCGAGGACGTGCGGAACAAGCAGTTCACGACCGTCCGCCTCCGAGAAGGCTATGACGAGGACGAGGTCGATGCCTTCCTCGACGAGGTCGAAGCCGAACTGACCCGCCTGCTCCGCGAGAACGAGGACCTGCGGGCCAAACTGGCCGCGGCCACCCGCGCCGCCGCGCAGAACCAGCAGCAGCAGGGCATGCGCAAGCCGGAGCCGCAGGACCGTCCCGGCGGTCCGGTGCCCGCCGCCATATCTGGACCGCCGGTCCAGCAGCAGCCGCAGATGGGCCCGCCCCAGCTGCCGAGCGGTGCCCCCGCGCTGCCCGCGGGTCCCGGTGGCCCGCAGGGTCCCGGCCCGATGGGCCAGCCCCCCATGGGTCAGCCTCCGATGGGTCAGCCTCCGATGGGTCAGGGCCCCATGGGTCAGCCGATGGGCCAGCCGCAGATGGGTCAGGGCCCCATGGGTCAGCCTCCGATGGGTCAGGGCCCCATGGGCCAGCCCCAGATGGGCCAGGGCCCCATGGGCCAGCCGATGGGCCAGCCGCAGATGGGTCAGGGCCCCATGGGTCAGCCGATGGGAGGCCCGATGGGCGGTCCCATGGGCGGCCACGGTCCGCAGATGCCGCAGCCCGGTCAGGGCCCCGGCGGCGACAGCGCCGCGCGTGTGCTCTCGCTGGCTCAGCAGACCGCCGACCAGGCGATCGCCGAGGCCCGTTCCGAGGCCAACAAGATCGTCGGCGAGGCGCGCAGCCGCGCCGAGGGGCTGGAGCGGGATGCCCGCGCCAAGGCCGACGCGCTGGAGCGGGACGCGCAGGAGAAGCACCGCGTCGCGATGGGCTCCCTGGAGTCCGCTCGCGCCACGCTGGAGCGCAAGGTCGAGGACCTGCGCGGCTTCGAACGCGAGTACCGAACGCGGCTGAAGTCCTACCTGGAGAGCCAGCTGCGTCAGTTGGAGACCAGCGACGAGTCGCTGGCCCCGCCGCGCACTCCGTCCGCCCCGTCGCTGCCGTCGGCCCCGTCGATGGCCCCGGCCGGCGCGTCGGCCATGGGCCACACGATGGGCGGCAACCAGCCCATGGGTGCCCCGGCGCCGAGCGCTCCGTCGTACGGCGGCCAGCAGCAGATGTCGCCCGCGATGACGCAGCCGATGGCTCCGGTACGGCCGCCGGCCCCGCAGCCGATGCAGCAGGCGCCGTCGCCGATGCGTGGCTTCCTCATCGACGAGGACGACAACTGA
- a CDS encoding YggS family pyridoxal phosphate-dependent enzyme, translated as MTDRKTQLAANLEQVEERIATACAAAGRKRDEVTLIVVTKTYPASDVRTLYELGVRHVAENKDQDAAPKAAACADLSLSWHFVGQLQTNKVRSVASYADFVQSVDRPKLVTALSAAAVRADRETGCLIQVALDAESGDRGARGGVAPDGIEELAGLIEDAPGLRLDGLMMVAPLHGPYAGRQQASFERLMEFASSLRAAHPAANMVSAGMSGDLEAAVAAGATHLRVGTAVLGVRPRLG; from the coding sequence ATGACCGACCGCAAGACTCAACTCGCCGCGAATCTGGAGCAGGTGGAGGAGCGCATCGCCACCGCCTGCGCCGCCGCCGGACGCAAGCGGGACGAAGTGACCCTGATCGTGGTCACCAAGACCTACCCGGCGAGCGATGTGCGGACGCTGTACGAACTGGGTGTCCGGCATGTCGCCGAGAACAAGGACCAGGACGCAGCGCCCAAGGCGGCCGCCTGTGCGGATCTGTCTCTTTCCTGGCATTTTGTGGGTCAGTTGCAGACGAACAAAGTGCGTTCGGTGGCGAGTTATGCCGATTTCGTGCAGTCCGTCGACCGGCCAAAGCTCGTCACGGCACTGTCCGCGGCGGCCGTGAGGGCGGATCGGGAGACCGGCTGCCTGATTCAGGTCGCCCTCGACGCGGAGTCGGGCGACCGGGGCGCGCGTGGTGGCGTCGCGCCGGACGGAATCGAGGAGTTGGCCGGACTCATCGAAGACGCTCCCGGTCTGCGGCTTGACGGCCTGATGATGGTGGCGCCGCTCCATGGTCCCTACGCGGGACGTCAACAGGCGTCGTTCGAGAGGCTGATGGAATTCGCGTCCAGCCTGCGCGCGGCACATCCTGCTGCGAACATGGTCTCGGCAGGGATGAGTGGGGACCTCGAAGCGGCCGTCGCGGCCGGAGCGACACATCTACGCGTCGGTACGGCGGTACTCGGAGTCCGACCTCGCCTCGGGTAA
- a CDS encoding YggT family protein, which yields MGVALLVIYYALVAFLVLLIFRLVMDYVFHFARSWQPGKAMVVVLEATYTVTDPPLKLLRRFIPPLRLGGVALDLSFFVLMIIVSLLLSLVGNFASQV from the coding sequence ATGGGCGTGGCACTGCTGGTGATCTACTACGCGCTTGTCGCCTTCCTCGTCTTGCTGATCTTCCGGCTCGTCATGGACTACGTCTTTCATTTCGCCCGTTCATGGCAACCCGGCAAGGCGATGGTGGTCGTTCTGGAGGCCACCTACACTGTCACTGATCCACCGCTCAAGCTTCTGCGGCGATTCATCCCGCCGTTGCGTCTCGGGGGCGTGGCACTCGACCTGTCCTTCTTCGTTCTGATGATCATCGTCTCTCTCCTGCTCAGTCTCGTGGGCAACTTTGCGAGCCAGGTATGA